GCGGGGCGGATGCCAGTGCCTCGCTGTACGACTGCAGGGCCTCGCCGTTGGATCCGTTGCGCATGGCCATGTCGCCGAAGGCGACCTTGAGTTCGAGCTCCTTGACGGTGGCGTCGTCGTGGCCGGTGCGCAGGTACTCCACGGAGCATCCGACCCGCTCGGCCAGGCTCCTGAGCACGGTCTCCGAGGGCGCCCGCTTCCCGGTCTCGATCAGGGAGACGTAGCTGACCGAGATGTCCTCGGAGGCCAGGTCCTGCTGGTTGAGGCCGCGCTTCAGCCGCAGCTCGCGCAGACGCTGCCCGATTCCGCTCGTCCCACTCTGCGTCTGGTCCATGTATCCATCTCCGAGAGGGTTATGTGGCTTCCCGTTTTACAGGACTCGTCGAATCGGGCCAAGCGGCTCGGTCAGCTTTGTTGCTCGGCGGTGTCAAATCCGCCTTTGTGCCGGGTTCGGAGGTTTCGAAAGAGGGTTGACATGACGTTGTACTCCTGGTGTGCGATCGTTCGCCGCGGAATGATTGACAGGATCTGTCACACAGGATTGACTCATGGTGTCAACTCGTCTCCCCGGAAGGCCCCGACCGATGTCCAAGACCCTGATCGCCCGCTTCTCCGCCGTCCTGCTGGCCGCCGGCCTGGCCCTGTGGGTCGCCCCGGTCTGGGGTGCCGGCGCCGCACCGGTGGTCCTCGCCGACGGCCCCGCCCCCACTGCCACCCCGACCCCGACCGGCACTTCGGGGCCCGGCACCGGCGAGTGCTGCTGACCATGCGCATCGACCTGCTGACCAGGGAGTACCCGCCCGAGGTGTACGGCGGCGCCGGCGTCCACGCGGCCGAGCTCACCCGCGCGATGCGGCGGCTCGCCGACGTCCGGGTCCGCTGCCTCGGCGGGCCGAGGACGAGCCCGGCACCACCGCCTACCGCGTCCCGCGGGACTTCCGCGACGCCAATCCGGCCCTGGGCCACCTGGCCGCCGACCTGCTCATGGCGGCCGACTGCGCGGGCGCGGACGTGGTGCACAGCCACACCTGGTACGCCAACGCGGCCGGTCACACCGCCGCGCTACTGCACGGCGTGCCGCACGTGATGACCATGCACAGCCTGGAGCCGCTGCGTCCCTGGAAGGCCGAGCAGCTCGGCGGCGGCTACGCGTTGTCCGGCTGGATGGAGCGCTCGGCCGTGGCGGCCGCCGACGCCGTGATCGCCGTCTCCCGGGCCATGCGCGACGACGTCCTCGCGGTCTATCCCGAGGTCGCGCCGGAGCGGGTGCGCGTGATCCACAACGGTATCGACACCGCCGTCCACCGGCCGGACGCGTCGGGCGACGCGCTCCGGCGGTTCGGCCTCGACCCCGATCTGCCGATCGTCCTGTTCGTCGGCCGGGTGACCCGCCAGAAGGGCCTGCCGCACCTGCTCCGCGCCGCCTTCGACATCCATCCGAAGGCACAGCTCGTGCTCTGCTGCGGGCAGCCGGACACCCCGGAGATCGGCGCCGAAGTCGCCTCTCTGGTCAATGAGTTGAGTGCCGTGCGCGAGGGTGTCCGGCGGATCGACGGGATGCTCCCCGCGGCCGACCTGCGCCAGTTGCTCAGCAGTGCCACGGTCTTCGTCTGCCCGTCCCTCTACGAGCCGATGGGCATCGTGAACCTGGAGGCGATGGCCTGCGCGACGGCCGTGGTGGCGACCGCCGTCGGCGGCATCCCGGAGGTCGTCGAGGACGGCGTCACCGGTCTGCTGGTCCCGTACGACCGGCTCCCGGACGGCACCGGCGAGCCGGCCGACCCCGACCGGCTCGCGGCCGACCTGGCGGATGCCGTGAACGCGCTGCTGGACGACCCGGCGAGGGCGGAGCGGTTCGGCCGGGCCGGCCGCGAGCGGGCCGAGCTGCTGTTCTCCTGGGACCGGGTCGCCGAGCGGACCCTGGCCGTCCATCAGGGCCTGATCGGAGGGGGAACGCGTTGACAACGGCCTTGACGCGATGAAGGCCGGAATTTGACGGGGATTGCATGATGCTTCGTCATATCGCCGACAGGACTGTGGAACAACGGATCTCCAGGGTCCTTTCGGCGCGGTGCGGAAATGCCGGTCGCGAGCCCGTCGCGGCCGGCTCCGCGCATCGGCGGGCCGCGGGGGACTTCCCCGTTCGCCCGTGCTCCGGTCGTCCGTGCTCCGGTCGTCCGTGCTCCGGTCGTCCGTGGCCTGGTCGTCCGTGGTCCGGTGGCGCGCGGTCCGGAGGGTCGGCCGCGTGACCTTCGCCGCGGGCGCTCGTTGGTGCAGGGCGGGTGGTGTCACCCGGCCGGGTGGTTCCGCCGGGGCGGTCCGGGGTCGAGGCTGGCGTGGCGGTAAACTTAGGCTTACCTAACTTTGAGGGAGAGCCTGCCCGTGAGCCCCACCGTGGACGCCGCCGCCCCCGCCGGCGACGCCATCCTGCGCCGCCAGCGCATCCGCGAATCGGCCGCCCGCACCTACGCCCGGTCGTTCCCGATCGTCCCCGTCCGGGCGCACGGCATGACGGTCGAGGGGGCCGACGGGCGGCGGTACCTCGACTGCCTCTCCGGGGCCGGCACCCTCGTCCTCGGCCACAACCACCCGGTCGTGCTGGCCGCCATCCGCCGCACCCTGGACAGCGGCGCCCCGCTCCACCTGCTCGACCTCGCCACCGCGGAGAAGGACGACTTCACCACCGCCCTGTTCGAGTCGCTGCCGCCCGCCTTCGCCGACCGCGCCCGGGTGCACTTCTGCGGCCCGGCCGGCACCGACGCCGTCGAGGCCGCGCTCAAGCTCATGCGCACCGCGACCGGCCGCCGCGGCGCACTCGCCTTCACCGGCGCCTACCACGGCATGACGGCCGGCGCCCTCGCCGTCACCGGCTCCGTCACCGCCGCACCCCCGCCCGCGGGGACGTCACCCGGCTGCCCTACCCCTACCCGTACCGCTGCCCCTTCGGGGTCGGCGGCCGACTCGGTGCGGAGCTCTCCGCGACCTACACCGAGCGGCTGCTCGACGACCCGTCCGGCGGCGTCGACGCGCCCGCGGCGATGATCCTGGAGGCCGTCCAGGGGAGGGCGGTGTCGTCCCCGCCCCCGACGACTGGCTGCGGGCGATGCGCCGGATCACCGCCGAGCGCGGCATCCCGCTGATCGTCGACGAGGTGCAGACCGGCGTCGGCCGCACCGGCGCCATGTGGGCCGTCGAGCACAGCGGCATCACCCCCGACGCCATGGTGCTCTCCAAGGCCATCGGCGGCAGCCTGCCGCTCGCCGTCGTGGTCTACCGCGAGGAGTACGACGCCTGGCAGCCCGGCGCGCACACCGGCACCTTCCGCGGCAACACCCTCGCCATGGCCGCCGGCGCCGCCACCCTGCGGTACGTCGCGGCCCACGGCCTGGTCGCGCGCTCTGCCGAACTCGGCGCCCGGATGACCGCACGGCTCGCCGCGCTGCGCGACCGGCTGCCGGTGGTCGGCGACGTCCGCGGCCGCGGGCTGATGATGGGCGTCGAACTCGTCGACCCGGCCGGCACCCCGGATGCCTGCGGCGCGCTGCCCGCCGACCCTGCCCTCGCCGTCCGGGTCCGCGAAGCCTGCCTGCGCCGCGGCCTGATCGTCGAACTCGGCGGCCGGCACGACACCGTGCTGCGCCTGCTGCCGCCGCTGACCATCACCGACGAGCAGGCCGAGGCCGTGCTCGACCGGCTCGCCGACGCCGTCGAGGCCGCCGCCCGGTCCGCGGCGTGACGGCCGCCGGGGGCACGCCCCCGCTCTCCGGCGGGTCCGGCGGCCCGGCAGCCCTGCGCCCGCTGCTGGACGAGACCCTGGACGCCCTGGCGGCCGGCGCGCGGCTCCGCGGCGGCCCCGTGCCGCCGGGCGGCCCCGCCGAACTCGCCCGCGAGGTGGACCGGGTGCTCACCGGCGAGGGGCCCGACCGGCACGCCCTGCGCCGGCTCACCGAACTCCTCGCCTACGGGGCCGCCGACCCGGCCGACCCGGCCTGTGCCGCCCATCTGCACTGCCCGCCGCTGGCCGTCGCGGTCGCCGCCGACCTCGCCGTGAGCGCCCTCAACCCCTCGCAGGACTCCTGGGACCAGGCACCCGCCGCCACCGCCCTGGAGACCGCCCTGCTGGCCGAACTCGCCGCCCTGGTCGGCTTCCCGCCCGCCGCTGCCGCCGGGGTGCTCACCTCCGGTGGCACCGAGTCCAACCTGATGGGCCTGATGCTGGCCCGCGACCGGGTCCTCGGCGGCGCCGTCGAGCTCGACGGCCTGCCGCCCGGCCGCCGGCCCCGGATCATCGCCTCCGCCGCCGCCCACTTCTCCGTCCAGCGCGCCGCCGCCCTGCTCGGCCTCGGCGAACGGGCCGTCCGCAGCGTCCCCGTCGACCGCGACCAGCGCATGGACGGCGACGCCCTCGCGGACGCCCTCGCCGAGACGGTCTGGGAGGGCGCCACCCCGATCGCGGTGGTCGCCACCGCCGGCACCACCGACACGGGGGCCGTCGACCCGCTCGGCCGCTGCGCCGACCTCGCCGAGCGGCACGGCGCCTGGCTGCACGTCGACGCCGCGTACGGCGGCGGCGCGCTGCTCTCCGACCGGCTGGCCCCGCTGCTCGACGGCATCGCCCGGGCCGACTCCGTCGCGCTCGACTTCCACAAACTGGGCTGGCAGCCGGCCGCCGCCGGGGTCTTCCTGGTCCGGTGCGAGGAGACCTACGCCTCGCTCGCCCGCCGCGCGGTCTACCTCAACCCCGCCGACGACGAGCAGGCCGGCTACCCCAGCCTGCTCGGGCTGTCGCTGCGCACCACCCGCCGGGCGGACGCCTTCAAACTGGCCGTCACCCTGCGCACCCTCGGCCGTCCGGGCCTCGGCGCCCTGGTCGACGCCTGCCACGACCTGGCCCTGCACGCCGCCGCGGCCGTCCGGGCGGAGCCCGCCCTCGACCTGCACGGCGACCCGCTGCTCACCACCGTGCTGTTCCGCTACCGCCCGGCCACGGACGGCCCGGACGCCGCCGATCGGATCAACGCCGAGTTGCGCCGCCGGCTGCTGCACACCGGCCGCGCGGTGGTCGGCCGCACCGAGCTGCCCGGCACGGGCCGGGCCGGGTCCGCCTCAAGCTGACCCTGCTCAACCCGCACACCTCACCCGCCGACATCGACCGACTGCTGGCCGACATCGTCCGCCAGGGACGCGAGGTGGAATCCGCCCCTGGTCCGTCGCGGGCGGCTCAGGACTGAACGGGAACCGGTGACGGGGTGACGACGACCGTGTGGCCGTCGGGGTCGTGGTGGGCGTAGGGCGCCTGCGGGTCGTGGATGTTGACCGCGGACACGTAGACGGTGTCGGAGGAGCGGTCGAAGTACAGCCGCGAACTCTCGGCCCGCACCAGGGACGTGTCCAGTGCCTCGTTCCGCACCCAGAACCCGCCGGCCGGCACGAACGGCGCGAGCGGGGCGGGGATCTCCAAGTCGGCGAACCCCACCTGGGCGGCGCTTCCCTGGGCGGGCGGCATCGACACGGGAGTCGTCTGCCGATCGCCGAGCAGGCGGGCCACCTGTCCGGGGGCCAACCGGGCCACGATGCTGGAGAGCCAGTCCGTCGGCCCCGGAACCCGGTCCCCGGGTCTGCCGGGCGAGGTCTGCATCCAGTGCGTCGAGACGATCGGCCCGAGCAGCACCAGATCCCGCCGGATCGGTCCGAGGTCCGTCGACACCTCCGGCTGCTGCTGGGCCTCCTGGGCGTACTCCCGTTCCTGCCAGGCCCATCCGGCCGCCAACGGCACCGCAACCGCGGCACCCAGCAGCAGGAACCCCCTGCGTCGCACTCCCACCTCCGGCTCGGCGATCGCCTCATTCGATCATGCCGACCGCACGCCGTCCAGGCTCAGGCGAGCCGGCCGATCCTCCGCGCTGCCCTGATTGCCGTCCGGCCGAAATCCGCCTGACGGAATCCCCGTACAGCCCGGGAGGCTTTGCGGACCATCGGATCCGGAGAAACTCACCATGGCTGACGACCAGTCATGATGCTATCGATGCGCCGGAGTTCCGTGAACATACTTCCTTCCGGCTGTCCATCGCCATTCGGCCGGACTACGGCGGGATTTCGCCAACCAACTGCCAAGGCTTGCGGATCCGGTGATCAACGGCGGTAACTTCTCGTGGTCGCCGCCACACCGGGAGCACACGGCACCCAGGGACTAGCGGCGCAGGGGGATCTCCAGCCTGCCGTTCCCGGCCTGTCCACGGCCGGTCCGAGCCCCCTCCCGAACACTCGCGCCCGACCCGGCGCCCCGTTCCCCGCGCACTGCTCCGCCCGCCCGAACCGGGCGCCCGGGCGCGCGTTCGCACCACTTCTCCCTTCCATTCGGCCCCGTTCGACGGGCCCTGCCCTGCGGAGACTTCGGCATGAGCGAAACCCTTCTGAGCGACACCCCGGTGAGCACCGGGACGAATCCGTCCCCGACGGCCGCGGAATTCCACGCGGCGCCCTTCTCCGAACGCTGCCGGCAGATATTCGGCCGCGGCGACCACCTGCTGATCGGGGTCAGCCCCGGAAACAGCTATTTCAGTGCCGGGCGGATCGCCGAGCTCGTCCACTGGGGGCGCAGCCGCTTCTCCGCCGTGGACGTCGTCCACGCCGACCTCCACGTGGAGGCCCAGTTCGCCGCCGCCGGGTACCCGCCGGACGCCGCGGCGCGTCGGGCGGCCAAGGAGGTCAAGGCCACCCGGCGCCGGGTCGAGCGCGGCGTCGCCGACGCCGGACGGACAGCGGTCGGCGTGCATGCCCTGTCCGACTTCACGGACACGGCGGCCTACCGACGGCTGCACCGCGGCGTCCTGGACGCCCTCGGCACCGACCGGCCCCTGCGGACGGCCACCGAGCGGATGGCCGGCGGCTTCCTGCACTCCAGGCTCGACGGAGCTGCCCCGGCCGCCGACCAGCTGGCGGCCGGCGTGGCCTACATCGCCGCCGAACTGCCGTTCTTCCTGGACACCCCGGCCCTGCTCGGGGTGGCCTCCTCGGTCGCCTGCTACCACGTCGAACTGCCGCTCACCGGCGTGCTGTTCGGCCGTGCCGAGGGGCTGCGCGCAGCCGCCGGACAGGCCTACGCCGTGGTCCGTCCGGCGGCCGTGGCGGCCGTCGCCGCCTGACCGGGCGCCACCCGCCCCGCCCATCACCATCACCGACCCATCCACGAGGAGCCCGATGACCACCACGGCCGAACAGCCCGAGTTCGCCTTCCCGCTCTCCCGCCGCGGCGACGTGCTGCCCGAGGAGGCAGCCGTCCTGCGTGAGAAGCACCCCGTCGCCCGGGTGCGCACGATGACCGGCGACCCGGCCTGGCTGGTGAGTTCGTACGACCTGGCCAAGCAGGTGCTGGAGGACGAGCGGTTCAGCCTCAAGGACACCGCGAACCCGGGCGTCCCGCGCCAGTACGCGCTGACCATCCCGCCCGAGGTGGTGAACAACATGGGCAACATCAACAGCGCCGGGCTGCGCCAGGCCGTCATGAAGACCCTCAACCCGCGGGCCGACCGGGAGTTGGCGGGCTGGCTGGAGGCCGAGGCGCACCGGCTGATCGACCGGCTCGTCGAGCAGGGCGCGCCCGGCGAGTTGCGGGACGGCTTCGCCGAGCCGTACTCGGCGGCCCTGCACTGCCGGCTGCTGGGCATCCCGGCCGACGACTGGCGGCGGCTGATGGCCGGTGTCGACCTCGCCTTCGTCACCAGCCCGGTGCCGTTCGAGGGTTCGGCCCCCAACTGGTACAAGGACCTCGGCTACATGGTGGAGCGGCTGAACGCCGATCCGGAGCCCACCGAGGGCCTGCTCGGCCGGTTCGCCGCGCTCCGGCGCTCGCCGGACGTGTCGGACCACGTCGACGACGACCTGCTGGCCACGGTGGCCCTGTCGCTGTTCGGCGCCGGCGCGGTCTCCACCTCGTCGTTCCTGCTGCACGCGATCATTGCGCTCGTCCGCCGGCCCGAACTCGCCGAGCGGATCCGCACCGAGCCGGCCGTGATCGGGCGGGCGGTGGACGAGTTGCTGCGCCACAACCTGTCGATCGGCGACGCGCTGCCCCGGCTGGCGCTCGCCGACGTCCGGGTGGGCGACGTGCTGGTGCGCGCGGGGGAGCTGGTGCTGGTACTGGTGGAGGGCGCCAACTACGACCCGGCGGTCTTCCCCGAGCCCGAGCGGATCGACTTCGACCGTGCGCAGAACC
The Kitasatospora paranensis genome window above contains:
- a CDS encoding cytochrome P450, giving the protein MTTTAEQPEFAFPLSRRGDVLPEEAAVLREKHPVARVRTMTGDPAWLVSSYDLAKQVLEDERFSLKDTANPGVPRQYALTIPPEVVNNMGNINSAGLRQAVMKTLNPRADRELAGWLEAEAHRLIDRLVEQGAPGELRDGFAEPYSAALHCRLLGIPADDWRRLMAGVDLAFVTSPVPFEGSAPNWYKDLGYMVERLNADPEPTEGLLGRFAALRRSPDVSDHVDDDLLATVALSLFGAGAVSTSSFLLHAIIALVRRPELAERIRTEPAVIGRAVDELLRHNLSIGDALPRLALADVRVGDVLVRAGELVLVLVEGANYDPAVFPEPERIDFDRAQNPHLAFGAGHHFCPASALGRTHAEIALAVLVERLPGLRFALPLEQLAWRPGFIKRLPERLPVVW
- a CDS encoding pyridoxal phosphate-dependent decarboxylase family protein, whose protein sequence is MTAAGGTPPLSGGSGGPAALRPLLDETLDALAAGARLRGGPVPPGGPAELAREVDRVLTGEGPDRHALRRLTELLAYGAADPADPACAAHLHCPPLAVAVAADLAVSALNPSQDSWDQAPAATALETALLAELAALVGFPPAAAAGVLTSGGTESNLMGLMLARDRVLGGAVELDGLPPGRRPRIIASAAAHFSVQRAAALLGLGERAVRSVPVDRDQRMDGDALADALAETVWEGATPIAVVATAGTTDTGAVDPLGRCADLAERHGAWLHVDAAYGGGALLSDRLAPLLDGIARADSVALDFHKLGWQPAAAGVFLVRCEETYASLARRAVYLNPADDEQAGYPSLLGLSLRTTRRADAFKLAVTLRTLGRPGLGALVDACHDLALHAAAAVRAEPALDLHGDPLLTTVLFRYRPATDGPDAADRINAELRRRLLHTGRAVVGRTELPGTGRAGSASS
- a CDS encoding tRNA-dependent cyclodipeptide synthase, whose product is MSETLLSDTPVSTGTNPSPTAAEFHAAPFSERCRQIFGRGDHLLIGVSPGNSYFSAGRIAELVHWGRSRFSAVDVVHADLHVEAQFAAAGYPPDAAARRAAKEVKATRRRVERGVADAGRTAVGVHALSDFTDTAAYRRLHRGVLDALGTDRPLRTATERMAGGFLHSRLDGAAPAADQLAAGVAYIAAELPFFLDTPALLGVASSVACYHVELPLTGVLFGRAEGLRAAAGQAYAVVRPAAVAAVAA